The following coding sequences lie in one Klebsiella huaxiensis genomic window:
- a CDS encoding DUF6404 family protein yields MSFEAKKEHAIAIMESKKMWRSNYAPPLLRLAWKAGLKIPPLPFASFGKVTLLMGGWFGPAWGICMWFFTWKDTGMQPGAAFVSSIVAGICFGVLMAVYHWWRKVVNNLPDWDSLE; encoded by the coding sequence ATGAGCTTTGAAGCTAAAAAGGAACACGCAATTGCCATCATGGAAAGCAAGAAGATGTGGCGTAGCAACTATGCCCCTCCTTTACTACGCCTCGCATGGAAAGCTGGCCTCAAGATTCCACCATTACCTTTTGCCTCATTTGGGAAAGTCACTTTGTTGATGGGAGGATGGTTTGGTCCGGCATGGGGGATCTGTATGTGGTTTTTTACTTGGAAGGACACTGGGATGCAACCGGGCGCAGCATTTGTCTCAAGCATAGTCGCGGGTATTTGCTTTGGTGTTCTTATGGCTGTGTATCATTGGTGGCGAAAGGTAGTTAACAATCTGCCAGACTGGGACAGTCTGGAGTAA